The Culex quinquefasciatus strain JHB chromosome 2, VPISU_Cqui_1.0_pri_paternal, whole genome shotgun sequence genome contains the following window.
CTAAACCGAATCTTATTATAAGTACATAATGCTCTCTTAGCAGTCATCAGGTAGCAGAGCTTTTGCTATGCGTTTTGCTTGTACACTATTCGATAAAGTGAGTGGAAAGTTTTGGCAAACTATCCCAAAAGAGAGTGGAATTTTCCGTTCATTGTGAGAATTAGGATAGAAAGTACTTTTAAtgtaaagttttgttttgttatttttaatatttggtcAGATTCACAGGATGCTTTCATATTTGATGTTgattaatatattaattttaaaaatatatcttttAGAATACACATTGTAAATAATTAAACCAATCatgttcaaaatatatttaaataatttattgttcttgaaaatgattaaattttaaaacaactgtTAATTTTTGCTgacgttttgaatatttaatcaagattttttttttcaaaatgttacgtTCGCTGTGATTTTGAAAGCAATACTTGTGAACAAACAtcctcagattttttttaaatattctgttAGCAACAAATCCATTAATCCTCGAGTGATCTATTGAGTCAATACATCAAAAATTCCATCGTCTATTCTCCACGATGATGATTAACCTCACTTGCATAAGGATTCCGGCTTATCAATTCGGTACCCCCGCGCCTAACGCTCGTTCATTGTCCTCCTGTTCGGAGCGATTCTACTCGGAAAGCCCGCCTATATCGTCCCAATCGTAGGTTCTTCCATGCTCTTTCGTTTCGCCCCTCGGACTCCTTTTCGTGAGGATCGAATTTCGGTCCAGCTTGTCAGTCTTCTGCCGGAGCTCGAATCGGTaggatcgattttttttgttgtttcggttttgttttttgaaaataaatttaaattaaatttcgtgAAGTGGGTCAACCTTGGCAAATTACGGTATGCCTCTATCAGCGTTGAAGCGAATGCTTACTAAGGGTGGTCGATCGGTAAGGCCAGCTGGTTGTTATTTGTCCCTGCTAGAGTTGATTTGAGTAGCCGCTATCAGtacttttttttggattttaattagTCACGCGTATTTTGTTATTCTGCAAATAATTAGCTTCAGTGATCAAGTCGGAATCTTGAGAGCAAGTTTGGCACATTTTTGAACTCTCTTCTAACACATTGCACTCTCTGTAAAGATACTAATTCACTAACTCACTAATGTTGGAAATGCAATTGGAGAAGCTCTAATGACCCACCATTCAACAGAGCTCGCGAAGGATGAAGGACGAGCGGGATCCCCTGCTGGGTGGTTCGGACAACTCGCTGGACACCAACGAGCAACAGCACCTGCTAGCGAGGCCGGACCTGCGCAGTTCGCCGGAGAACATGATCGTGGACGTGGGTCAGGAAAACGACAGTCTTGTGCCCGGCAGCAGGGACGACCCAACGTACGGTTCGTCGGTGAACGAAACGTACGATCCCTCGATGCATCGTACGCTGGAGCACCCCACGACTAACCTGGACACGATGATCCATCTGTTGAAGGGCAACATTGGCACCGGGATTCTGGCGATGCCGGATGCGTTCAAGAATGCTGGTCTGTACGTGGGACTGTTTGGGACGCTGTTGATGGGCGTGATTTGTACGCATTGTATGCACATGCTGGTCAAGTGTTCGCACGAGCTGTGCCGGCGGCTCCAGGTACCGTCGCTAAACTTTGCCGAGGTGTGCCACCGGTCGTTCGAGTCTGGGCCGATCGGCTTGCGGAGGTACTCAACGTTGGTCCGGAATCTGATCAACATGTTCCTGGTGATAACGCAGCTGGGCTTTTGCTGCGTGTACTTTGTGTTTGTCGCGGCGAACATTCGTGAAGTTGTAGCGCACTACTATTTCGATCTGGACACGAGAAtctacctgctgctgctgctcatccCGATGGTGCTGCTGAACTTGGTCAAGAACCTCAAGTATTTGACGCCGATTTCGCTGATTGCCGCGTTTCTGACCGTTGCTGGTGAGTTCTACAAAACAGACTTTAATCTCATCATCTTCTAACGACGATTTCCTCTTTCACAGGTCTCACGTGCACGTTCTACTACGTGCTGCAGGATCTGCCCAACACGCACACCGTCAAACCGTTCGCTACCTGGGCCCAGCTGCCGCTGTACTTTGGCACGGCCGTGTACGCGTTCGAAGGAATTGGGATTGTGCTTCCGCTGGAGAACAACATGAAAACGCCGGAGGACTTTGGCGGCATGACCGGAGTGCTCAACACCGGCATGGTCATCGTTGCCTGTCTGTACACGGCCGTCGGCTTCTTCGGCTATCTCAAGTACGGTGAAGACGTGCAGGGTAGCATCACGCTAAATCTTCCAGGCGATCAATTGTAAGTTCGAGCTTTCTCTAAATCTCA
Protein-coding sequences here:
- the LOC6034883 gene encoding proton-coupled amino acid transporter-like protein CG1139 isoform X1, translated to MEDFTPLINLQSSRRMKDERDPLLGGSDNSLDTNEQQHLLARPDLRSSPENMIVDVGQENDSLVPGSRDDPTYGSSVNETYDPSMHRTLEHPTTNLDTMIHLLKGNIGTGILAMPDAFKNAGLYVGLFGTLLMGVICTHCMHMLVKCSHELCRRLQVPSLNFAEVCHRSFESGPIGLRRYSTLVRNLINMFLVITQLGFCCVYFVFVAANIREVVAHYYFDLDTRIYLLLLLIPMVLLNLVKNLKYLTPISLIAAFLTVAGLTCTFYYVLQDLPNTHTVKPFATWAQLPLYFGTAVYAFEGIGIVLPLENNMKTPEDFGGMTGVLNTGMVIVACLYTAVGFFGYLKYGEDVQGSITLNLPGDQFIAQLVRIMMALAIFFSYGLQFYVPISILSPSVKRRLHSEQAQLIGEYLMRVGLVVFTFLLAAMIPNLGAVISLVGAVSSSTLALIFPPLIEIVTFWPDGLGKHYWVLWKDIGIMMFGICGFVFGTYTSVAQIINPNLH
- the LOC6034883 gene encoding proton-coupled amino acid transporter-like protein CG1139 isoform X2 yields the protein MKDERDPLLGGSDNSLDTNEQQHLLARPDLRSSPENMIVDVGQENDSLVPGSRDDPTYGSSVNETYDPSMHRTLEHPTTNLDTMIHLLKGNIGTGILAMPDAFKNAGLYVGLFGTLLMGVICTHCMHMLVKCSHELCRRLQVPSLNFAEVCHRSFESGPIGLRRYSTLVRNLINMFLVITQLGFCCVYFVFVAANIREVVAHYYFDLDTRIYLLLLLIPMVLLNLVKNLKYLTPISLIAAFLTVAGLTCTFYYVLQDLPNTHTVKPFATWAQLPLYFGTAVYAFEGIGIVLPLENNMKTPEDFGGMTGVLNTGMVIVACLYTAVGFFGYLKYGEDVQGSITLNLPGDQFIAQLVRIMMALAIFFSYGLQFYVPISILSPSVKRRLHSEQAQLIGEYLMRVGLVVFTFLLAAMIPNLGAVISLVGAVSSSTLALIFPPLIEIVTFWPDGLGKHYWVLWKDIGIMMFGICGFVFGTYTSVAQIINPNLH